The Rhodanobacter sp. LX-99 genome segment AGTTCCGCGATGAAGCCGAGCTGGCGCGCGCGCGCGGGTGCGCTCAGCGACAGGTGCGCGATCATCACCGCCAGCGCGTTGTCGCCTTCGCCGAACTGGGCCAGCAGCGCGCCGCGGCCAGGGATGCGGCTGGGCAGTGGGTAGTCCAGTACCGAGTGCGGCTCCAGCCGGCTGATCAGGCCGTTCGCCGAGTGCGCCAGCCTGGCCATCGCGCGGTTCGGCTGGTGGCTCCAGAACGGCAGGCCGGCGGTCTCGGCGAGGTAGCGGGTCTGGTTGAGGAAGCCCGAGCGCAGGCTGCCGGCGTCGGCTTCCTGCAGGCCGATCACGTCGAATTGCGACAGCACCTCGGCGAGCCGGTCGAGGTTGTCCATCTTGTTGCGCCCCGGCAGCACCGCGTTGATGCTGCGGGTGACGTATTCGCGGTAGCGCTGCACGCTGGCGCCGGCCAGGATGTTGCAGCTCAGCAGGCGCAGGCGGCGCTCGGCAGGGGCGGCTTGGGAGGTGGCGGCGCGGGTCATTGCAACACACTACACGGGAAGGGGGTGCCGGCGCCCATGTGCATGGATCATGCTCATGGGCCGGATGCGGCGGCCAGCATGATCCACCGGACGTGAATAGTGCACCAGCCGTGTTGCCGAACGCCGCGTGCGACGCTTATTTGCCGGCCAGTTCGCGCTTGACCAGCCATTGCGTCACCGCAACCATCTCGTCGAACGAGTGCACCGCGGCCACGCGGTACTTGCCGTTGACCACGATGGTCGGCGTGCCGTCCACCTGCCACTTCTGGATCAGCGCGAGATCTTCCTTCAGTTTCGCGGTGGCCTCGGGCGACGTGGCGATGCGCAGGAACTCGGCGCGGTCGACGCCCTCGCGGGCGTAGAAGTCGGCGAGTTCGTCCATCGAGTTGATCGGGTAGTGCTGGGCGAACTTGGCGTCGAACAGCGCCATGTGGGTACGCTCGACCACGCCGAGCTGCTTCGCCGCGTAGTACGCCCGCGCGTACGGCAGCCACTCGGCGCTGAACGGCGCCGGCAGCAGCTTGAACGCCACGCCGGCCGGCAGCTGCTTGCGCAGCTTCTCGGCGGCCGGCGCGAACTGCGCGCAGTGGATGCAGCCGTAGGAAAACACCTCGACCACCTCCACCTTGCCCTCGCTGCCGAGCCGCTGCTGCGGGGCGGGCAGGGTGACGTACTCGTTGCCTTCGGTGTACGGCGCCGTGCTGGATTGCGCGGTGCAGGCGCTGGCCAGCAGCAGGCCGACGAGCAGGGTGAGTACGCGCAGATGGGCGAATCGCTTGGACATGGGGTCTCTCTTCGCGTGGTGGCGGTGGGGTCGCCGTGCGGGTCAGATTAACCGAAGCGGCTTACTTGCCGGCGCTTTCCTTGGCGACCAGCCACTGGGTCAACTCGATCGACTGCGCGTAGCCGCCGGCGGAGCTTGCCGTGAAACGGTACTTGCCGTTGACGATCATGGTCGGCGTGCTGTCTACCCCGTAGGCCTTCATCAGGTCGTCGGCACGCTTCATCTTGGTGTTGACGGTGAACGAGTTGGCGACGCCGACGAATTCCTTCGGGTCGACGCCGTACTTGGCGTAGAACTTCGCCGCGTCCTCGATGGTCGGCCATGCCGAATGCGGCTTCAGTCCGCTGGCTTTCAGGTTGTAGGTGGACAGCTCGCCGCTCTTCCACACCGCGTCGAACATCGCGTCATGGGTCTTGCCGACCAGGTTCAGCGCCTGCGCCGCGTAGAACGCGCGCTGGTACATCGGCCAGTTCTCGTCCGGACGGAACGCGGCGGCCAGGTAATTCATCACCGCGTTCGGCGGCAGGCTCCTGGCGATCTGGTCGGCGGTGGAATGGAAGCCGTTGCAGGCCGGGCAACCGTAGGAGAACACCTCGGTCACCTCGATCTTGCCGGGATGGCTGGTCGGCTGCGCCGGATCGATCAGGAAGTAGTTCTTGCCTTCGACCCACTTGCCGTTGTCGACGAACGGCACCGCGGCCGCGGCCGGGGCGGGCGCGGCGGAGGTGGTCGCAGCCGGTGCGGCGGCGACCGTGCCGGTGGCGGCGGGTGCCGCGCTGCCGGCCGTTGCCG includes the following:
- a CDS encoding thiol:disulfide interchange protein DsbA/DsbL, which produces MLKRLPFLCAALLALAACSHDSDTGSAARQAAPAVTSSAEAAPASTTASSTAPATAGSAAPAATGTVAAAPAATTSAAPAPAAAAVPFVDNGKWVEGKNYFLIDPAQPTSHPGKIEVTEVFSYGCPACNGFHSTADQIARSLPPNAVMNYLAAAFRPDENWPMYQRAFYAAQALNLVGKTHDAMFDAVWKSGELSTYNLKASGLKPHSAWPTIEDAAKFYAKYGVDPKEFVGVANSFTVNTKMKRADDLMKAYGVDSTPTMIVNGKYRFTASSAGGYAQSIELTQWLVAKESAGK
- a CDS encoding endonuclease/exonuclease/phosphatase family protein; this encodes MTRAATSQAAPAERRLRLLSCNILAGASVQRYREYVTRSINAVLPGRNKMDNLDRLAEVLSQFDVIGLQEADAGSLRSGFLNQTRYLAETAGLPFWSHQPNRAMARLAHSANGLISRLEPHSVLDYPLPSRIPGRGALLAQFGEGDNALAVMIAHLSLSAPARARQLGFIAELLQDFPHAVLMGDLNTEPGSAEMQQLFAKSTLQPPAQPTPTFPSWKPRRALDHILTSPAIHLEKTWALPQAFSDHLPLAAEIRLPAHVGGKAAPGHRR
- a CDS encoding thiol:disulfide interchange protein DsbA/DsbL; this translates as MSKRFAHLRVLTLLVGLLLASACTAQSSTAPYTEGNEYVTLPAPQQRLGSEGKVEVVEVFSYGCIHCAQFAPAAEKLRKQLPAGVAFKLLPAPFSAEWLPYARAYYAAKQLGVVERTHMALFDAKFAQHYPINSMDELADFYAREGVDRAEFLRIATSPEATAKLKEDLALIQKWQVDGTPTIVVNGKYRVAAVHSFDEMVAVTQWLVKRELAGK